A window of the Candidatus Paraluminiphilus aquimaris genome harbors these coding sequences:
- a CDS encoding fumarate hydratase → MTVIQDRDVVESVADALQFISYYHPQDFVQAVHRAYEMEQSQAAKDALAQILINSRMCAMGKRPICQDTGIVTVFVDIGMAVRWETSQPLEDLINEGVRRAYLHPDNKLRASILDDPAGARKNTKDNTPAVIHTRMVAGNTVDFRVAAKGGGSENKSKLAMLNPSDSIVDWVVKTVPTMGAGWCPPGMLGIGIGGTAEKAMVMAKESLMDPVDIHELRERGASSKAEELRIEIMDAVNKLGIGAQGLGGLTTVLDVKIMDYPTHAASLPVAMIPNCAATRHAHFELNGEGPVYQEAPSLEAWPEVTWEPGESVRRVDLDTVTQAETLTWQPGDTLLLSGTMYTGRDAAHKRMTQMIADGEELPVNLQGKFIYYVGPVDPVGDEVVGPAGPTTSTRMDKFTDNILEHTCLLGMIGKAERGPVAIEAIRKHKAVYLMAVGGAAYLVSKAITNAEVVAFEDLGMEAIYAFTVKDMPVSVAVDAQGESVHITGPKVWQAAIEEQAIELF, encoded by the coding sequence ATGACGGTAATTCAAGACCGCGACGTTGTTGAAAGTGTAGCCGACGCACTTCAGTTCATCTCCTACTACCATCCACAGGATTTTGTGCAGGCGGTGCACCGAGCCTATGAAATGGAGCAAAGTCAGGCTGCAAAGGATGCGCTAGCTCAGATTTTGATTAACAGCCGAATGTGCGCAATGGGTAAGCGACCCATCTGCCAGGACACCGGTATTGTGACGGTGTTTGTCGACATCGGTATGGCGGTTCGCTGGGAAACGTCACAACCGCTGGAGGACCTGATCAATGAAGGCGTCCGACGCGCTTATTTGCACCCAGATAATAAGCTTCGTGCATCGATTCTTGATGACCCTGCCGGTGCACGAAAAAACACTAAGGACAACACGCCCGCCGTTATTCATACCCGCATGGTCGCAGGCAATACCGTCGATTTTCGCGTTGCAGCGAAAGGTGGTGGATCCGAGAACAAATCAAAGCTTGCCATGTTGAACCCGTCTGACAGCATCGTCGATTGGGTTGTAAAGACAGTGCCCACTATGGGAGCTGGGTGGTGCCCTCCCGGCATGCTCGGTATCGGAATTGGTGGTACGGCTGAAAAGGCCATGGTGATGGCGAAAGAGTCTCTGATGGATCCCGTTGATATTCACGAACTTCGTGAGCGTGGTGCGTCAAGCAAAGCCGAAGAACTTCGCATTGAGATTATGGATGCCGTCAACAAGTTGGGGATTGGTGCGCAAGGTTTAGGCGGGCTCACCACAGTGCTCGATGTGAAAATCATGGATTACCCCACACACGCGGCGTCGCTACCTGTGGCAATGATCCCGAATTGCGCTGCAACGCGTCACGCCCACTTCGAGCTTAATGGTGAGGGACCGGTTTATCAGGAAGCACCGAGTTTAGAGGCATGGCCGGAGGTAACTTGGGAGCCGGGTGAGTCAGTACGGCGGGTTGATCTGGATACTGTGACCCAAGCGGAAACACTGACTTGGCAGCCCGGCGATACGCTGTTGCTATCGGGCACGATGTATACCGGTCGAGATGCCGCCCACAAGCGCATGACGCAGATGATTGCCGACGGGGAGGAGCTCCCGGTTAACTTGCAGGGCAAGTTTATTTACTACGTCGGCCCGGTGGATCCTGTGGGTGACGAGGTGGTGGGTCCTGCAGGCCCTACAACATCGACACGAATGGATAAATTCACCGACAACATTCTCGAACATACGTGCCTATTAGGCATGATCGGTAAGGCTGAGCGGGGACCCGTTGCCATCGAAGCGATTCGCAAGCACAAAGCGGTTTATCTCATGGCCGTTGGGGGCGCTGCTTATTTGGTCTCAAAAGCCATTACGAACGCGGAGGTTGTCGCGTTTGAAGATCTCGGCATGGAAGCAATTTACGCGTTTACCGTAAAAGATATGCCAGTAAGCGTAGCGGTGGATGCTCAAGGTGAGTCGGTTCACATTACCGGACCCAAGGTGTGGCAAGCAGCTATTGAAGAGCAGGCGATTGAGCTGTTCTAG